One genomic region from Biomphalaria glabrata chromosome 7, xgBioGlab47.1, whole genome shotgun sequence encodes:
- the LOC106077926 gene encoding transmembrane protein 64-like: MTSFSINSELFLGESSEIDALFLPVHVDDIQRSDTKSSWKSGFQKDLFHDEKTQLKDETSLKVSTQNGTCIKDQQVPGTSSVLMHAIITDSPDSSDRCYRATLCSIGVIIFIVVILVFGHKHIRSLLLWLEHVDPVVSLSVLGALFILISFPIAWGLSLLMVTSGYLYGFLYGPLAVTFCVTLGLSISTPTMRLLCLDYMRSKFYSHKVEAIINVVSGPHGMKIVALTRLTPIPFGLQNALFSLSSMSLPRYLISSVGGLVPMNVLNCYMGSTLRNMQDLMADDSNRLTGFFIFGSQILVTVILLWFVVRKARVELKKAMDGSEKSSPPLPHDDCLKTVYVENSS; the protein is encoded by the exons ATGACTTCATTCTCAATCAACTCTGAGCTTTTCCTGGGTGAATCCTCTGAGATAGATGCTCTCTTTTTGCCTGTTCATGTCGATGACATCCAAAGGAGTGACACTAAgtctagctggaaatctggttTTCAGAAGGACTTGTTCCATGATGAAAAAACACAGTTGAAAGATGAAACCTCTTTAAAAGTATCTACACAGAATGGCACTTGTATCAAGGATCAGCAAGTTCCAG GTACAAGCAGTGTGCTTATGCATGCAATCATTACAGACTCCCCAGATTCTAGTGACAGATGCTACAGGGCTACACTATGCTCCATAGGTgtaattatatttattgtgGTAATTCTGGTCTTTGGTCATAAACACATCCGGTCACTGCTTCTGTGGCTAGAACATGTTGATCCTGTTGTCAGCTTGTCAGTGCTAGGAGCCTTGTTCATCCTTATCTCATTTCCTATAGCTTGGGGTCTTTCGCTGCTCATGGTTACTTCAGG TTACTTGTATGGGTTTCTCTATGGACCACTTGCCGTTACTTTCTGTGTGACTCTAGGACTGAGTATATCTACGCCAACCATGCGGTTATTGTGTTTAGACTATATGCGCTCCAAGTTTTATTCACATAAAGTAGAGGCCATCATCAATGTTGTCAGTGGACCACATGGCATGAAGATTGTGGCCTTGACCCGTCTCACTCCCATACCATTTGGTCTTCAGAATGCTTTGTTCTCA TTGTCTTCCATGTCATTGCCAAGATATTTGATCTCCAGTGTGGGTGGCTTAGTACCAATGAATGTTTTGAATTGTTACATGGGCTCCACATTAAGGAATATGCAGGATCTCATGGCAGACGACTCCAACAGGCTGACTGGGTTTTTCATATTTGGCAGTCAG ATTCTCGTAACTGTAATCCTACTGTGGTTTGTGGTGCGTAAGGCAAGAGTTGAATTAAAGAAAGCCATGGATGGATCTGAAAAATCCTCACCTCCCCTTCCTCACGATGACTGCCTCAAAACTGTCTATGTGGAAAATAGCTCATGA